The Spirochaetota bacterium genome includes a region encoding these proteins:
- the uvrC gene encoding excinuclease ABC subunit UvrC — translation MDIPAKLASLPDLPGVYIMKDASGLIIYVGKASSLKKRVSSYFQKGDHDVKTRVLVKNIDDLEYIVTDSEIEALLLESALIKKHKPKYNIRLKDDKRYPYIAVTLSEEYPRVVFTRRIARNGNRYFGPYTDARAARGLIGMLNTTFKLKTCAKPIPLPPGERPCLNFQMKRCSGLCVGRIDRDDYLKIIDGAIGFLEGNVDPTIGKLSVLMQEYAHTMQYEKAAGLRDIIADIRALTAEQKVSAPVGTDQDLVAVTVHRGEGVLVLMEFRAGALLGRKVFIFENAEYSTPAAMIQAFLLDYYRGGDVPPRIVVPEEIEDRPSVEAHLSSLAARKVVVSTPKTQDDRGVISLIRKNIDVLIADRDSARESGDRAKGLDELRDLFALDDAPSVIECFDISNTQGTNPTASMVRFRDGAPEKSGYRRFRIRGFDAPDDPGMIHEVVSRRIQHLLNEGLELPELMVIDGGPTQLRRAVEARDALGADIRIISLAKRFEEIYSDSGAAPLRLPPSSTALRILQQIRDEAHRFAVTYHRKLRDASLTRSFLDEVPGVGDAKKRLLLKNVEVPERIKEMSVEELAAIPGLGKKAAADIYRHFHREVPE, via the coding sequence ATGGACATACCGGCTAAGCTCGCGTCCCTCCCCGATCTCCCCGGCGTGTACATCATGAAGGACGCATCGGGGCTCATCATCTACGTGGGAAAAGCATCGTCCCTGAAAAAGCGCGTCTCGTCCTATTTCCAGAAAGGCGACCACGACGTGAAAACGCGCGTGCTGGTGAAAAACATCGACGACCTCGAGTATATCGTCACCGACTCCGAGATCGAGGCGCTCCTGCTCGAGAGCGCGCTCATCAAGAAGCACAAGCCCAAGTACAACATCCGGCTCAAGGACGACAAGCGCTACCCCTACATCGCGGTCACACTCTCCGAGGAGTACCCCCGGGTCGTGTTCACCAGGAGGATTGCGCGCAACGGGAACAGGTATTTCGGACCCTACACCGACGCACGGGCCGCGCGGGGCCTCATCGGAATGCTGAACACGACCTTCAAGCTCAAGACGTGTGCGAAGCCCATTCCGCTGCCCCCGGGAGAGCGCCCCTGCCTCAACTTCCAGATGAAGCGCTGCTCCGGGCTGTGCGTGGGAAGGATCGACCGCGATGACTACCTGAAAATAATCGACGGGGCGATCGGTTTCCTGGAGGGGAACGTCGATCCCACGATCGGAAAGCTCAGCGTCCTCATGCAGGAGTACGCGCACACCATGCAGTACGAAAAGGCCGCGGGCCTGCGCGATATCATCGCCGACATCCGCGCCCTCACCGCCGAGCAGAAGGTGAGCGCGCCCGTGGGCACCGACCAGGACCTCGTGGCCGTAACGGTGCATCGCGGCGAGGGCGTGCTCGTCCTCATGGAGTTCCGCGCCGGGGCCCTGCTCGGGCGCAAGGTCTTCATCTTCGAGAACGCCGAGTACTCCACGCCCGCCGCGATGATACAGGCCTTCCTGCTCGATTATTACCGCGGCGGGGACGTGCCCCCGCGCATCGTGGTGCCGGAGGAGATCGAGGACCGCCCGTCGGTGGAGGCGCACCTGTCGTCGCTCGCGGCGCGCAAGGTGGTCGTATCGACCCCCAAAACGCAGGACGATCGGGGCGTCATTTCGCTCATTCGGAAAAACATCGATGTCCTCATCGCGGACCGCGATTCCGCGCGCGAGTCCGGCGACCGCGCGAAGGGACTGGATGAGCTGCGCGACCTCTTTGCGCTGGACGACGCCCCCTCCGTCATCGAGTGCTTCGACATCTCGAACACGCAGGGCACGAACCCGACGGCGTCCATGGTCCGCTTCCGGGACGGCGCCCCCGAGAAATCGGGTTACCGGCGCTTCCGCATCCGCGGGTTCGATGCCCCTGACGATCCCGGCATGATTCACGAGGTGGTGTCGCGCAGGATCCAGCACCTGCTCAACGAGGGACTCGAGCTTCCCGAGCTCATGGTCATCGACGGGGGCCCCACCCAGCTTCGACGCGCCGTGGAGGCCCGGGACGCGCTGGGCGCGGATATACGGATAATCTCGCTCGCGAAGCGTTTTGAGGAAATATACTCCGACAGCGGGGCGGCGCCGCTGCGCCTCCCCCCTTCTTCAACGGCGCTCAGGATACTCCAGCAGATACGCGACGAGGCGCACCGTTTCGCCGTGACCTATCACCGGAAGCTCCGGGACGCTTCCCTTACCCGCTCGTTCCTGGACGAGGTCCCCGGCGTGGGCGACGCGAAAAAAAGACTGCTCCTGAAAAATGTCGAGGTGCCCGAGCGGATTAAGGAAATGTCGGTGGAAGAGCTCGCCGCGATCCCGGGCCTGGGCAAAAAGGCCGCCGCGGATATTTACAGGCATTTCCATCGGGAGGTGCCGGAGTAA